One window from the genome of Brettanomyces bruxellensis chromosome 2, complete sequence encodes:
- a CDS encoding uncharacterized protein (SECRETED:SignalP(1-24)): MILPSLDTLLRLIALFLLVVPSLATDLLKSDEAAVVPTFTIMDVLSSNSSFSSFIRSLQHSDLIDYVNELENVTLLAPTNTAFRNLGISTLPLNESVLNRFIVDHPIRSKDVDGVRIFKTLNSHASPFLKNLHVPILFDKNIDGFYVENSLVGLPDLVAPASNSVVHGLDSLLIDKKMSFCDFFSRVDSSAPNVSISIFSKLLSVNKLCSSSKFTNVTLLIPSDKYLSELFTKTELNYLISSRGTDDRLNILSNFILKGMYGGNLGRNTVKAKNFLKQSISLSSHFKGSEIRVNNLTGSFTANFLLSDAIIHYFDSEVLKNPQIPTFTPRKFLEGINETDLVDEVDFRKLSYLIDDPALNQTIFIPKDLSSLQRDDSVRVLGQAKNNLLYQFVEGNVIFDHNKLLTSKFCSQTSLGHCQKIKASVRNRNSILFNDHYTVYPKRYSIAHTYIYFVDDDYSIPPKLENAVTPVDRCAKTLQYLDSQGVLKSFKNNGGLGYTVFLPTSDAWSSLDLTLDFLKSHRDHLTDVLKGMVLNGLVYGDFEGNDSFQGLGGHNITLQRYSKDASFITLNGEYDLPFSFESEILFKDGVAFPINQVPFPKNLTISIEQLIETAHAKEFLSILKAANLTGLISDPGYSFLVPSSATLKMSNITSLTRDPDFLREFVLMHILPENSMKKIIDCEPLIPTLLNNTHLKCHRIASGGLMLQISEGNDREVRILRQGLTTSNSGIFLLDKPLNPDWLDSHNGPSVHLRLPLVSVFIGIILGMIILASVVSFCFVFTLGSEKKNGATFYEDDQGHENDQSEQNASQGQSGSTNANNGTSESTTLLQGTSQIGYGAAHSENGESRNSKSRNGDLNNGKVGSTSGFIERYSEHSKSRAINCPQN, translated from the coding sequence ATGATTCTGCCATCACTAGATACCCTACTGAGGCTTATCGCATTGTTCTTGCTGGTGGTACCATCACTTGCTACAGATCTGCTGAAATCTGATGAAGCAGCAGTTGTCCCTACATTCACAATAATGGATGTGCTATCTTCAAATTCcagtttttcttcatttataCGAAGCCTTCAGCATAGTGATCTGATTGATTACGTTAACGAGCTTGAAAATGTCACACTACTTGCACCAACAAACACAGCATTCAGAAATTTAGGCATTTCTACCCTTCCTCTTAACGAGTCGGTTCTTAACCGCTTCATAGTGGATCATCCTATTCGTTCGAAAGATGTTGACGGTGTTCGAATCTTCAAAACTTTAAACAGTCATGCGTCGCCATTTCTTAAGAATCTTCATGTTcctattttatttgataaaaatatagaTGGATTTTACGTGGAAAATTCACTGGTAGGTCTGCCTGATCTTGTGGCACCGGCTTCCAATTCTGTCGTCCATGGTTTAGATTCTTTACTTATCGATAAGAAGATGTCGTTTTGTGACTTTTTTTCCAGGGTTGACTCCTCAGCGCCTAATGTCTCGATCTCAATCTTCTCAAAACTTCTTTCCGTTAATAAGTTGTGTTCAAGTTCAAAGTTTACCAATGTTACTTTGCTAATCCCATCAGACAAATACCTCTCAGAACTTTTCACCAAGACTGAGCTTAACTATTTGATCAGTTCAAGAGGTACAGATGATAgattaaatattttatcaaaCTTCATATTAAAGGGAATGTACGGTGGAAATTTAGGTAGAAATACAGTTAAGGCTAAAAACTTCTTAAAGCAGTctatttctctttcttcccaTTTCAAGGGAAGTGAGATTCGTGTTAATAATCTCACCGGTTCTTTCACCGCAAATTTCCTGCTTTCAGATGCAATTATACATTATTTTGACTCGGAAGTATTGAAGAATCCACAAATACCGACTTTCACACCGAGAAAATTCTTAGAGGGAATAAATGAGACAGATTTAGTTGATGAAGTCGACTTCCGAAAACTGTCGTATTTAATTGATGATCCAGCATTAAATCAGACCATTTTCATACCGAAGGATTTATCCTCATTGCAGAGGGATGATTCAGTTCGTGTTTTAGGACAGGCGAAGAACAATCTTTTGTACCAATTTGTCGAAGGTAATGTAATCTTTGATCATAATAAGCTTTTAACCTCGAAGTTTTGTTCGCAGACATCTCTTGGGCATTGTCAGAAAATTAAAGCTTCCGTTCGCAATAGAAACTCCATACTTTTCAACGATCATTACACTGTTTATCCTAAGAGATACAGCATAGCCCATACATACATTTACtttgtggatgatgattATTCGATACCTCcaaaacttgaaaatgCTGTGACTCCCGTCGACCGATGCGCGAAGACATTACAATATTTAGATTCTCAGGGTGTTCTTAAaagtttcaaaaataatggTGGACTTGGATACACGGTATTTCTACCAACGTCTGATGCGTGGTCATCTTTGGACCTAACACTTGACTTTTTGAAGAGTCACAGAGATCACTTAACCGATGTTTTAAAGGGTATGGTTTTGAATGGATTGGTTTATGGCGATTTTGAAGGAAATGACAGTTTCCAGGGTCTTGGAGGACATAACATCACATTACAAAGATATTCAAAGGATGCTTCATTTATAACTTTGAATGGAGAATACGATCTACCGTTCTCATTTGAGTCTGAgattcttttcaaagatgGAGTTGCTTTCCCAATCAATCAAGTGCCATTTCCAAAGAATTTGACCATAAGTATAGAGCAACTAATAGAAACAGCACACGCCAAGGAGTTTTTGAGTATTTTGAAGGCAGCTAATTTGACGGGACTCATTTCGGACCCAGGATACTCCTTTTTGGTTCCTAGTAGTGCAACATTGAAGATGTCTAACATTACATCTTTAACGAGGGATCCTGACTTTTTAAGAGAATTTGTTCTCATGCACATTCTCCCTGAGAAttcgatgaaaaaaatcataGATTGTGAGCCTTTAATACCGACACTCTTAAACAATACTCATCTTAAATGCCACCGGATCGCGTCAGGAGGTCTTATGCTTCAAATTTCAGAAGGAAACGATCGCGAGGTTCGTATTCTTCGTCAAGGTTTGACCACAAGTAATTCCGGGATATTTCTCTTGGACAAACCATTGAACCCTGATTGGCTGGATTCACATAACGGTCCTTCTGTCCATTTGCGCTTACCCCTTGTTTCTGTCTTTATTGGAATCATTCTAGGAATGATAATCTTAGCGTCTGTtgtttctttctgctttgtaTTCACTTTAGGTtcggagaaaaaaaatggtgcAACATTTTATGAAGATGACCAAGGCCATGAAAATGACCAATCCGAGCAGAATGCATCACAAGGACAGTCTGGAAGTACAAATGCTAATAACGGTACATCTGAAAGCACGACATTACTTCAAGGTACGTCCCAAATTGGATATGGAGCCGCTCACTCTGAAAATGGTGAAAGCCGAAATAGCAAGAGCCGCAATGGTGATTTGAACAACGGGAAAGTTGGCTCAACTTCTGGTTTCATTGAGAGATACTCAGAGCATTCAAAGTCTAGAGCCATTAACTGTCCACAGAATTGA
- a CDS encoding uncharacterized protein (BUSCO:EOG09263U71), which translates to MSEPPLALPETASDKSPQANKNVSVSNKNQNAYFQPTRNIEQVMESVQKEFTVNTDEHTENSVLKEFGALKLTPKNVPDEFTGSEKTVQESGVQRIEGHRSSSKEKSIDALDLQSGLAGSSKKYPVAQRPSEITPESSISSHILQTFPEKNDESSPECTIEARTCLNDDKADRDDPLSSCTTNAGSSSSALFTQSAESSGSSTQSSSAAGSANASDSSPESSPSPILEAAKVSEQSLDLNEESIGSESVQSIGSEGNLHANNAQPGVDAPTFPVTGAASDDISKGHNQDSLIPIPVIGNRAMLFNLNHIKHLRVHHGIIGLLSGSLPLAPQQNTLLGLPLTLSIYEVLYLLFNGVCYLIDGSKSERELLTEVSQNDEKLDEMDQLFADDVAEQRRLRQLQFEEKMKKLGLDSKRHPRKSNNRGSSETIFVKTLDNDSQIGGLYKRTDSYRDNETVQKVLLSRLLKTATNATLSTIYENFRVFNYMKLNFHHTLLPGVRFGGKFVSYPGDPLRYHSHLIVDTRDYYNDDIDMLDITNRGRLATGVKKLWLICGQRRRTTHSAKEKTTELSDPASFQGYRLVTELFGGKEHNPLRDTETVCFSIEWSGFG; encoded by the coding sequence ATGTCTGAACCACCCCTGGCTTTGCCAGAAACTGCCAGCGATAAGTCTCCTCAAGCGAACAAAAATGTATCTGTCTCGAACAAGAATCAGAACGCATATTTTCAACCCACAAGAAATATAGAACAAGTTATGGAATCAGTACAAAAGGAATTTACAGTTAACACAGATGAGCATACAGAGAACTCGGTGCTTAAGGAATTTGGTGCACTAAAACTCACTCCTAAGAATGTTCCAGATGAATTCACCGGATCAGAAAAGACGGTGCAGGAATCAGGAGTGCAGCGAATTGAAGGACACAGGTCTTCATCTAAAGAAAAATCCATAGATGCGTTGGATTTGCAGTCTGGTTTGGCTGGTTCCAGCAAGAAATATCCAGTTGCTCAAAGGCCGTCTGAAATTACTCCAGAATCTAGCATTTCTTCGCACATACTACAGACctttccagaaaagaatgatgaatCGAGTCCAGAATGTACTATCGAGGCACGTACATGCttgaatgatgataaaGCAGACAGAGACGATCCCCTTTCATCTTGTACTACAAACGCgggttcatcatcatcagcctTATTTACACAATCAGCTGAATCATCCGGATCATCCACACAGTCTTCATCGGCAGCGGGATCTGCCAATGCATCTGATTCGTCACCCGAGTCTTCCCCATCACCAATTCTTGAAGCAGCAAAAGTCTCGGAGCAGAGTCTTGATTTGAATGAGGAAAGTATTGGTTCTGAATCTGTGCAAAGTATTGGGAGTGAAGGAAATTTGCATGCGAATAATGCACAGCCTGGTGTGGATGCCCCAACCTTTCCTGTCACTGGTGCTGCATCCGATGATATTTCCAAAGGCCACAATCAGGATTCACTGATCCCTATTCCGGTCATCGGAAATAGGGCTATGCTTTTCAACCTGAATCATATCAAGCATTTGCGTGTTCACCATGGAATTATTGGACTCCTCTCGGGTTCATTACCCCTTGCACCGCAACAAAATACATTGTTGGGACTTCCACTAACACTCTCAATATATGAGGTTTTATATCTTCTATTCAATGGCGTGTGCTATCTTATTGATGGATCAAAATCTGAGCGTGAGCTTCTCACCGAAGTCTCACAAAACGACGAGAAACTTGATGAGATGGATCAGCTGTTTGCAGATGATGTTGCCGAACAGAGGCGGCTAAGACAACTACAGTTTgaggagaaaatgaaaaagcttGGTTTGGATAGTAAGAGGCATCCTCGGAAATCTAACAATAGAGGCTCTTCTGAGACAATCTTTGTGAAGACACTAGACAACGATTCCCAAATCGGAGGATTATATAAGCGTACGGACTCGTATCGCGATAATGAAACAGTCCAGAAAGTTCTTCTGTCAAGGTTGCTGAAAACAGCCACGAACGCCACTCTGTCAACAATCTACGAAAACTTTAGGGTTTTCAACTATATGAAACTAAACTTCCACCATACGTTGCTACCAGGTGTTCGTTTTGGAGGAAAATTTGTTTCTTACCCCGGAGACCCACTCAGATACCACTCGCATCTGATTGTTGACACGCGGGATTATTacaatgatgatattgacaTGCTTGATATCACAAATAGGGGTCGTCTGGCCACAGGTGTGAAAAAGCTTTGGCTTATTTGTGGTCAACGGCGTAGAACCACTCATTCTGCCAAAGAGAAGACTACCGAGCTTTCTGATCCCGCCAGTTTTCAAGGTTACCGACTCGTTACCGAGTTATTTGGTGGCAAAGAGCACAACCCGCTGAGAGATACCGAGACTGTTTGTTTTTCAATTGAATGGTCTGGATTTGGCTGA
- the ATM1 gene encoding Iron-sulfur clusters transporter atm1, mitochondrial translates to MSSVFRVISLYPRIGRLTVQTVKSKIQQRALNTLIGGTSKARPSMIDNVSKFQGVSRNVRSNQLAWSFRFASSKTPKSNSKAYQKIHSKHADLVSGSKPTQKDFDDDPEPKESEVHILKELFSYIWPKNQAGIKSRVLIALGLLVTGKLLNIEVPFFFKKIVDGMNIDFSTTGGVITTSVFACIFAYGGARFGAMLFDQLRNAIFAKVAQGAIMKVAHNTFRHLLDLDLNFHLTRQTGGLTRAIDRGTKGISYVLSAMVFRILPITFEITVVSGVLTYNYGASFAAVTLMTVLTYAFFTIKTTAWRTGFRKQANKADQKAASVALDSLINYESVKFFNNEEFQIKRYDSSLSKYRDASIKVATSLAYLNSGQNLIFTTALTMMMFMGCQGVASGVLTVGDLVLINQLVFQLSVPLNFLGSVYRDMKQSLIDMEALFRLQKYQVKVKSKPNAPPLALKKVGGGEITFDHVTFGYHPDRPILKDCSFTIPAGKKVAIVGPSGSGKSTILRLVFRFYDVNSGRILIDGQDIRDVDVDSLRRAIGVVPQETPLFNETMMENLRYGNLNASDDQVNEVLYRVKLDELVKDLPNGVNTIVGERGLMISGGEKQRLAMGRLLLKDAPITFFDEATSALDTHTEQELLGTIHELFREGGKTNVSIAHRLRTIADADKIIVLKDGNVLEEGTHYELLQNEHSLYKELWDIQENLDIDAQLKEMDEETTDKDEEEEKKKEQELEQSKKNNK, encoded by the coding sequence ATGTCGAGTGTCTTCAGAGTGATATCACTCTACCCCCGAATCGGGAGGTTGACTGTTCAGACAGTGAAAAGTAAGATTCAACAAAGGGCACTCAACACACTTATTGGAGGCACAAGCAAAGCCAGACCTTCCATGATAGACAATGTCAGTAAATTTCAGGGTGTTTCTCGAAATGTGAGGTCGAATCAGCTAGCCTGGAGTTTTAGATTTGCATCTTCCAAGACACCGAAAAGCAATTCGAAAGCATACCAAAAAATTCACTCGAAGCATGCGGATCTTGTGTCAGGTTCAAAGCCGACACAAaaagattttgatgatgatcctGAGCCGAAAGAGTCGGAGGTACATATTCTGAAAGAGCTGTTTTCCTATATATGGCCAAAGAATCAAGCGGGAATCAAATCTAGGGTTTTAATTGCTCTTGGATTGCTTGTCACGGGAAAACTTTTAAATATTGAGGTTccgtttttcttcaagaagatTGTCGATGGAATGAATATAGATTTTAGCACGACTGGTGGTGTGATAACTACATCGGTGTTTGCTTGTATTTTTGCATACGGAGGTGCAAGATTTGGTGCTATGCTTTTTGATCAGCTTCGTAATGCAATTTTTGCAAAGGTCGCCCAGGGGGCAATCATGAAAGTTGCCCACAACACCTTTCGTCACCTTCTCGACTTGGATTTGAACTTCCATCTCACAAGGCAAACTGGTGGTTTAACGAGAGCAATTGATAGAGGTACGAAAGGTATTTCGTACGTTCTTTCGGCCATGGTGTTCAGGATTCTTCCAATTACATTTGAGATTACTGTTGTTTCAGGTGTTCTCACGTATAATTATGGTGCATCATTCGCTGCAGTCACTTTAATGACTGTTCTTACATATGCCTTCTTCACTATTAAGACAACAGCTTGGAGAACTGGTTTCAGAAAGCAGGCCAATAAGGCGGACCAGAAAGCTGCCAGCGTTGCCTTAGATTCCCTTATAAACTATGAGTCTGTCAAGTTTTTCAACAACGAGGAATTTCAAATTAAACGGTACGATTCGTCACTTTCTAAATACAGAGACGCAAGCATCAAGGTTGCCACATCATTAGCATACTTAAATTCAGGTCAAAACTTAATATTTACCACCGCGTTGACAATGATGATGTTTATGGGTTGTCAGGGTGTTGCGTCTGGTGTTTTGACCGTTGGTGACCTTGTTCTTATTAACCAGCTTGTTTTCCAACTTTCTGTTCCATTAAACTTCCTTGGTTCTGTTTACAGGGATATGAAACAGTCTCTCATCGACATGGAGGCCCTTTTCAGGCTTCAGAAATACCAGGTCAAAGTTAAATCAAAGCCAAATGCTCCGCCATTGGCCTTGAAAAAGGTTGGTGGTGGTGAGATAACGTTTGATCATGTGACATTTGGTTATCATCCTGATAGGCCAATCTTGAAAGATTGCTCGTTTACCATTCCTGCCGGAAAGAAAGTTGCAATTGTGGGACCATCTGGATCTGGAAAATCCACTATATTGCGTTTAGTCTTTAGATTTTACGACGTTAATTCTGGACGTATTCTCATAGATGGCCAAGATATACGAGACGTTGATGTGGATAGTCTAAGGAGAGCAATTGGTGTTGTTCCTCAGGAAACTCCTCTTTTCAATGAAACCATGATGGAAAATTTGCGTTACGGTAACTTGAATGCCTCAGATGATCAAGTGAACGAGGTGTTATATCGTGTCAAACTCGATGAATTGGTGAAAGATCTTCCAAACGGTGTTAACACTATTGTCGGGGAGAGAGGTCTTATGATTTCAGGAGGTGAAAAGCAGAGACTTGCGATGGGACGTTTGTTGTTGAAAGATGCACCAATCACCTTCTTCGATGAGGCTACGTCTGCCCTAGATACACACACTGAGCAGGAGTTGCTTGGAACAATTCATGAACTATTcagagaaggaggaaagaCAAATGTCAGTATTGCTCACAGGTTGAGGACAATCGCTGATGCAGACAAGATCATCGTCTTAAAAGATGGTAATGTATTAGAGGAGGGTACGCATTATGAGTTGCTCCAAAATGAGCATTCTTTATACAAAGAGCTTTGGGATATTCAGGAGAATCTAGACATTGATGCTCAGCTTAAGGaaatggatgaagaaaCTACGGATaaggatgaagaggaagaaaaaaagaaagagcaagaaCTCGAGCAgagcaagaagaataaCAAATAA
- a CDS encoding uncharacterized protein (SECRETED:SignalP(1-20)) — protein sequence MKSGSILSLATLALAGSAQAALSTSYSTTCSDVLWWTACDTETYTVTIPDPTTISVSTSVLTTSTCSDVLWWTACDTYTTTYLKTYAITETATTTSTTSTTSTTPTTSTPSTTSTLSTTSTSSTTPTTSSTSTTSTTSTSSTTPTTSSTSTTSTTSTSSTTPTTSSTSTTSTTSTSSTTPTTSSTSTTSTTSTSSTTPTTSSTSTTSTTSTSSTTPTTSSTSTTSTTSTSSTTPTTSSTSTTSTTSSTTSTTPTTTSTTSTTSSSIIESSTIALSTSSTTSTSSTTSTESTTSASSTTSTTPTTTSSTSSTSTTSATSDSTTTSSSSASGYSVPANTTSVLTDTSLSASSQSVTPIYTTTNSTTTYPITSASNSTSVSSSLFVNSSIAATSSFQNSSAVSSTVTLTATTVFANTSCAETTSTAYSSYLTTKIVDGTTVIETVCPRCTKTSSAVSESKSNESNSILTLTSTFCNESSTYVTTALSTLSESSSEELTTKVTSSSAAKSSVSTTESTSSAAARSSVATTEATSSAEESAATTSEAATTEASSSAKETVASTSEAAISEASSSAKETVASTSEAPISSSVQKSSTTSIATSDETTLSKVTLRTTSTIRSTSSAAPSKAPRTKSKGAANELRTSASLMSLLAAIMLLL from the exons ATGAAGTCCGGAAGCATTTTGAGTTTGGCTACCCTCGCCTTAGCGGGATCTGCACAGGCTGCACTTTCTACATCATACTCTACTACATGTTCTGATGTTTTATGGTGGACAGCCTGTGACACCGAGACTTACACGGTTACTATTCCTGATCCAACCACTATCTCTGTCTCAACTTCTGTACTCACTACGAGTACATGTAGTGATGTGTTATGGTGGACTGCATGCGACACTTACACAACGACATATCTTAAGACCTATGCAATTACTGAGACAGCTACCACAACAAGTACCACAAGTACTACAAGTACAACACCAACTACAAGCACACCAAGTACCACTAGTACTCTAAGTACCACAAGCACGAGTTCTACCACTCCAACGACTTCCAGTACAAGTACCACAAGTACCACAAGCACGAGTTCCACTACTCCAACGACTTCCAGTACAAGTACCACAAGTACCACAAGCACGAGTTCCACTACTCCAACGACTTCCAGTACAAGTACCACAAGTACCACAAGCACGAGTTCCACTACTCCAACGACTTCCAGTACAAGTACCACAAGTACCACAAGCACGAGTTCCACTACTCCAACGACTTCCAGTACAAGTACCACAAGTACCACAAGCACGAGTTCCACTACTCCAACGACTTCCAGTACAAGTACTACAAGTACCACAAGCACGAGCTCCACTACTCCAACAACTTCTAGTACAAGTACCACATCAACGACATCTTCTACAACGTCGACAACACCAACAACAACCAGTACAACAAGTACCACAAGCAGCTCAATAATTGAAAGCAGTACAATTGCCTTGAGTACTTCAAGCACTACAAGTACATCAAGCACAACCAGCACTGAAAGCACAACCAGCGCTTCAAGTACAACTAGTACTACTCCAACAACCACATCCAGCACCAGTAGCACATCTACTACTTCTGCTACTTCGGATTCTACAACGACCAGTAGTAGTTCTGCTAGCGGATACTCGGTTCCTGCAAACACAACCAGTGTGTTAACCGA TACAAGCCTCTCTGCCTCCTCCCAATCTGTTACTCCAATTTACACTACTACGAATAGCACAACAACGTACCCTATCACATCTGCTTCAAACAGCACTAGTGTTAGCTCATCATTGTTTGTCAACAGTTCAATTGCTGCTACTTCTTCGTTCCAGAACAGCTCCGCTGTTTCTTCAACCGTTACTTTGACTGCAACTACAGTGTTTGCAAACACTTCTTGTGCCGAGACCACTTCAACAGCATACAGCAGTTACTTAACGACCAAGATTGTCGATGGCACTACTGTGATTGAGACTGTCTGTCCAAGGTGCACCAAGACTTCATCTGCCGTCAGTGAGTCGAAGTCTAATGAGTCAAACAGTATTTTGACTCTTACTTCGACATTCTGCAATGAAAGTTCAACCTACGTCACAACAGCATTGTCTACATTGTCTGAGAGTAGCAGCGAGGAGTTAACTACTAAAGTTACATCATCTTCTGCAGCAAAATCATCTGTCTCTACCACTGaatcaacatcatctgCTGCAGCAAGATCATCTGTCGCTACCACTGAAGCAACATCCTCCGCTGAGGAATCTGCTGCTACAACTTCGGAGGCTGCTACTACTGAGGCCTCATCCTCAGCAAAGGAAACTGTTGCATCAACTTCGGAGGCTGCTATCAGTGAGGCTTCTTCGTCTGCGAAGGAAACTGTTGCATCAACTTCGGAAGCGCcaatatcatcttcagTTCAGAAATCATCCACAACCTCAATTGCAACATCTGATGAGACCACATTGTCAAAGGTTACTCTAAGAACCACTTCGACGATCAGATCTACTTCATCTGCAGCACCATCAAAAGCCCCAAGAACGAAATCAAAGGGTGCAGCCAACGAGCTTCGCACTTCTGCATCATTGATGTCATTGTTGGCCGCCATCATGCTTTTGCTATGA